One stretch of Streptomyces peucetius DNA includes these proteins:
- a CDS encoding class I SAM-dependent methyltransferase, with amino-acid sequence MVWEVLKDALDRRVKATGTDHLDILDTGGGTGKFAVPAARLGHRVTVVDPSPNALFALERRAAEAGVADLVRGVQGDIHGLFDVVERGGYDAVLCHGVLEYVDDPDEGVRNAVEALRPGGALSLLAAGLGGAVIARALAGHFNDARQALSDPDGRWGTGDPVPRRFTAEQLTDAVTRAGVEVGAVHGVRVFADLVPGVLVDTEPGALEALLKLEAAAAELPAFHSVATQLHVLGEKRG; translated from the coding sequence GTGGTCTGGGAGGTCCTCAAGGACGCCCTCGACCGCCGGGTCAAGGCGACCGGGACGGACCACCTGGACATCCTCGACACCGGCGGCGGCACCGGTAAGTTCGCGGTGCCCGCCGCCCGGCTCGGCCACCGCGTCACCGTCGTCGACCCCAGCCCGAACGCCCTGTTCGCCCTCGAGCGCCGGGCAGCGGAGGCCGGGGTCGCCGACCTGGTGCGCGGCGTCCAGGGAGACATTCACGGCCTCTTCGACGTGGTCGAGCGCGGCGGGTACGACGCCGTCCTGTGCCACGGCGTCCTGGAGTACGTCGACGACCCCGACGAGGGCGTGCGCAACGCCGTCGAGGCGCTGCGCCCCGGCGGAGCGCTCAGCCTGCTCGCCGCCGGGCTCGGCGGTGCCGTCATCGCCCGCGCCCTCGCCGGTCACTTCAACGACGCCCGGCAGGCGCTGAGCGACCCCGACGGCCGCTGGGGCACGGGCGATCCGGTGCCCCGCCGCTTCACGGCCGAGCAGCTCACCGACGCCGTCACGCGGGCCGGTGTGGAGGTGGGCGCGGTGCACGGTGTGCGGGTCTTCGCCGACCTCGTCCCCGGCGTTCTGGTGGACACCGAGCCCGGTGCTCTGGAGGCCTTGCTGAAGCTGGAGGCGGCGGCCGCCGAGCTGCCCGCCTTCCATTCGGTCGCGACCCAGCTGCACGTCCTGGGCGAGAAGCGCGGCTGA
- a CDS encoding SAV_6107 family HEPN domain-containing protein — protein MASYSAAAAHRRRATGPAPSSTGPAHDVHPVLRRATAPPAALDLLAQARTGLDEAAAFDQPNERYATAHLAALRTAAAVLAARGRPETSPRRRQRIRSAWEVLPEIAPELSEWSLLFASGAERRARAEAGIQGAASHREADDLLRDAAMFLRLVERLLVLQPVLPQPRGRQPEQVAPPEGRGDAAM, from the coding sequence ATGGCCAGCTACTCAGCAGCCGCCGCACACCGGCGTCGCGCCACCGGCCCTGCCCCCTCATCGACCGGCCCGGCGCACGACGTCCATCCCGTCCTGCGCCGTGCCACCGCGCCGCCCGCCGCCCTCGACCTGCTCGCCCAGGCCCGCACGGGGCTCGACGAGGCGGCTGCTTTCGACCAGCCCAACGAGCGCTATGCCACGGCACATCTGGCCGCCCTGCGCACGGCCGCCGCGGTGCTCGCCGCCCGCGGACGCCCCGAGACCAGCCCGCGGCGCAGACAGCGGATCCGCAGTGCCTGGGAAGTCCTGCCGGAGATCGCGCCGGAGCTGTCCGAGTGGAGTCTGCTGTTCGCCTCGGGGGCCGAGCGCCGCGCTCGCGCCGAGGCGGGCATACAGGGCGCGGCCAGTCACCGCGAGGCCGACGATCTGCTCCGGGACGCCGCGATGTTCCTGCGGCTGGTGGAACGGCTGCTGGTCCTGCAGCCGGTGCTGCCGCAGCCCAGGGGCCGGCAGCCGGAGCAGGTGGCGCCGCCGGAGGGGCGGGGGGACGCCGCCATGTGA
- a CDS encoding DUF3040 domain-containing protein, producing the protein MPLSEHEQRMLEQMERALYAEDPKFATALEGSGLRTYTRRRVYQAVAGFLVGIALLMAGMVAQQIWISVVGFLVMLGCAVLAITGWRKAPKPGEQQASGEQGRRRSHQHRSMMSRIEERWQRRRDEQGGQGGH; encoded by the coding sequence GTGCCGCTCTCGGAGCACGAGCAGCGAATGCTCGAGCAGATGGAGCGAGCGCTGTACGCCGAAGATCCCAAGTTCGCGACAGCGCTTGAGGGAAGCGGGCTGCGTACGTACACCCGGCGACGGGTCTACCAGGCAGTCGCAGGCTTCCTGGTGGGTATCGCGCTCCTCATGGCCGGAATGGTCGCCCAGCAGATCTGGATCAGTGTGGTGGGCTTCCTCGTGATGCTCGGCTGTGCGGTTCTCGCGATCACGGGCTGGCGCAAAGCGCCGAAGCCGGGCGAACAGCAGGCCTCCGGTGAGCAGGGGCGTCGAAGGTCTCACCAGCACAGATCGATGATGAGCCGGATCGAGGAGCGGTGGCAGCGCCGCCGCGACGAACAGGGTGGACAAGGCGGCCACTGA
- a CDS encoding ATP-binding cassette domain-containing protein encodes MGIGVGDVDGPYGAAVCASGLGLKGPRGWAFRSVDIDAEPGALVAIEGPSGSGRTCLLLTLTGRMRATEGSVEVAGLPLPRRMSAVRRISALGPVAGVSDLDPALTVAEHLRERALLQRRFDGSLRALLRPRAERAAAARERVGQALAAAGLDVATLPKQERTAVRDLGRLEELRLSVALALIGRPRLLAVDDADLKLSDAERATAWALLRSVADSGTTVLAVCSQAPEQALVVPTGTATTPGADADTDTAVPDAAPATTGTSTSTDTGTTTDTDTDTDEEGPVDASTETGRA; translated from the coding sequence ATGGGAATCGGGGTGGGAGACGTGGACGGCCCCTACGGCGCGGCGGTGTGCGCCTCGGGACTGGGGCTCAAGGGCCCGCGCGGCTGGGCGTTCCGCTCGGTGGACATCGATGCGGAGCCGGGCGCACTCGTCGCGATCGAGGGCCCGTCCGGCTCCGGGCGCACCTGCCTGCTGCTGACGCTCACCGGACGCATGCGTGCCACCGAGGGCAGCGTCGAGGTCGCGGGCCTGCCGCTGCCCCGCAGAATGTCCGCGGTGCGCCGGATCAGCGCGCTCGGTCCGGTGGCGGGCGTCAGCGATCTCGATCCGGCGCTGACCGTGGCCGAGCACCTGCGCGAGCGGGCGCTGCTGCAGCGGCGCTTCGACGGTTCGCTGCGCGCTCTGCTGCGTCCGCGCGCGGAGCGGGCCGCCGCGGCACGGGAGCGGGTCGGGCAGGCCCTCGCCGCCGCCGGGCTCGACGTCGCGACGCTGCCCAAGCAGGAACGCACCGCTGTGCGCGACCTCGGGCGGCTGGAGGAACTGCGGCTCTCCGTGGCCCTCGCGCTGATCGGCCGCCCCCGGCTGCTCGCGGTCGACGACGCGGACCTCAAACTTTCCGACGCGGAACGGGCCACGGCCTGGGCCCTGCTGCGTTCGGTCGCCGACAGCGGCACGACCGTGCTCGCCGTGTGCAGCCAGGCCCCGGAGCAGGCCCTCGTGGTGCCCACCGGTACGGCCACGACGCCCGGAGCCGATGCCGACACCGACACTGCCGTCCCGGACGCCGCCCCCGCCACGACCGGGACCAGCACGAGCACCGACACCGGAACCACCACCGACACCGACACCGACACCGACGAGGAGGGACCGGTCGATGCGAGCACCGAAACTGGCCGCGCTTGA